Proteins encoded in a region of the Clostridium beijerinckii genome:
- a CDS encoding ribosomal-processing cysteine protease Prp produces the protein MVKVKIKQHNNDIVGFVINGHAIGNDRDFSNEPALVGEAFDMICNSVSVLSQSVIIGLDEVLELNSTYEIQDGYLKLDLQDFNLEELNQAQVLLKTFEKSLESVILGFDQLVGKKKRREYITLIKEEV, from the coding sequence ATGGTTAAAGTAAAAATCAAACAACATAATAATGATATTGTTGGATTCGTAATAAATGGTCACGCTATAGGTAATGACAGAGATTTTTCAAATGAGCCTGCTTTAGTAGGTGAAGCATTTGATATGATATGTAATTCAGTTTCAGTTTTATCTCAAAGTGTAATTATTGGTTTGGATGAAGTTTTAGAACTTAATTCAACATACGAAATACAAGATGGATACTTGAAATTAGACCTTCAAGATTTTAATCTAGAAGAACTAAATCAAGCTCAAGTTTTATTAAAAACTTTTGAAAAAAGCTTGGAAAGTGTAATTTTAGGATTTGATCAATTAGTAGGGAAAAAGAAACGTAGAGAATATATAACTTTAATAAAAGAGGAGGTGTAG
- a CDS encoding TIGR03936 family radical SAM-associated protein: MRYLTKFTKEENIKFISHLDVLKTIQKNIRRAGLPIEYSQGFNPHMNTSIAQPLSVGVYSSGEYMDMVLTTEVNENEIVDKLNETAPSGIKYISALAIPYKEGEKKVPQAMALIDAARYTIKIKYSDVSNLEEEVGKLLEINEWNTVKKSKKGEREVNIRAFVKEFSFWVKDEFLILNAVISTGSREHLSADLLVSYIQEKTSNAILDSFVNTKREEMYFYKNNKLVPLYKCV; the protein is encoded by the coding sequence GTGCGATACTTAACTAAATTTACTAAAGAGGAAAATATTAAGTTTATATCTCATTTAGATGTGCTTAAAACTATTCAAAAAAATATTAGAAGAGCGGGGCTACCTATAGAATACTCTCAAGGATTTAATCCACATATGAATACATCAATAGCACAGCCTTTATCAGTAGGAGTATATTCAAGTGGTGAGTATATGGATATGGTGTTAACAACTGAGGTGAATGAAAATGAAATTGTGGATAAATTAAATGAGACCGCGCCAAGTGGAATAAAATATATAAGTGCACTTGCAATTCCTTATAAAGAAGGAGAAAAGAAAGTTCCTCAAGCTATGGCTTTAATTGATGCAGCAAGATATACTATAAAAATTAAGTATTCTGATGTCTCAAATTTAGAAGAGGAAGTTGGTAAACTTTTAGAAATTAATGAGTGGAATACAGTCAAGAAAAGCAAAAAAGGTGAAAGAGAAGTCAATATAAGGGCTTTTGTTAAGGAGTTTAGTTTCTGGGTTAAAGATGAGTTCTTAATTCTTAATGCAGTTATAAGTACAGGAAGTAGGGAACATTTAAGTGCAGATTTACTTGTTAGTTATATCCAAGAAAAAACTTCAAATGCGATTTTAGATTCGTTTGTTAATACCAAAAGAGAAGAAATGTATTTTTACAAGAATAATAAACTTGTACCATTATATAAATGTGTATAA
- a CDS encoding TIGR03960 family B12-binding radical SAM protein, with protein MNKISDDILFKVEKPSRYTGGELNEIVKDLKEVDIRFAFCFPDVYEVGMSHLGSRILYHTINQRSDTYCERSFAPWPDMEEQLRKNNIPLFTLETKDSLKEFDILGFTLQYEMSYTNILNMLDMSGITIRASERGEDEPIVMAGGPCAYNPEPLYDIIDFFEIGEGEEMMNDVLDVYKKYKGKGKKKEFLREISKIQGIYVPSLYDVIYNEENTIKEFRPKYDDVPKTITKRIINNYTKVDFPTDIIVPYSEIVHDRIVLELFRGCTNGCRFCQAGMLYRPVREKTREDLKDLARKLVKSTGYEEISLSSLSTCDYSDIKGLITDLVNEHEDDRVGIALPSIRVDAFSVDLLKDIQKVRKTGLTFAPEAGSQRMRDIINKGLTEDKILDAATSAFAAGWKTLKLYFMVGLPYEELEDCRGIGELAEKIVYRYKQVPNKINNNKGLRLTVSTSILIPKPFTPFQWSPMAKFDEVTEKIKAVKSSIKSKCIVYNYHEQKTSVMESVFARGDRRLCDVLIKAFEKGARFDGWDQHFKFDVWMEAIEECNLDVDFYAYRERSYDEVLPWDFIDIGVNRKYLEIENEKAKRAELTQNCREGCTGCGINVNFKDGECFEGAILN; from the coding sequence ATGAATAAAATTTCAGATGATATCTTATTTAAAGTTGAAAAACCAAGTAGATACACTGGTGGAGAATTAAATGAGATTGTTAAAGATCTAAAGGAAGTTGACATAAGATTTGCATTTTGCTTTCCTGATGTTTATGAAGTAGGAATGTCACATTTAGGAAGCAGAATACTTTATCATACTATAAATCAAAGAAGTGATACATATTGTGAAAGATCATTTGCACCATGGCCTGATATGGAAGAACAGCTTAGAAAAAATAATATTCCGTTATTTACATTAGAGACAAAAGATTCTCTAAAGGAGTTTGATATTTTAGGATTCACACTTCAATATGAGATGAGTTATACAAATATTTTAAATATGCTTGATATGTCTGGTATTACTATAAGAGCATCAGAAAGAGGAGAAGATGAGCCAATAGTTATGGCTGGTGGACCTTGCGCATATAATCCAGAACCTTTATATGATATCATTGATTTCTTTGAAATTGGTGAAGGCGAAGAAATGATGAATGATGTTTTAGATGTTTATAAGAAGTATAAAGGAAAAGGAAAGAAGAAAGAATTTCTAAGAGAAATATCTAAAATACAAGGAATTTATGTGCCTTCCTTATATGATGTTATTTACAATGAAGAAAATACAATTAAAGAATTTAGACCTAAGTATGATGACGTACCAAAAACTATTACAAAGAGAATTATAAATAATTATACTAAGGTAGATTTTCCTACAGATATAATAGTTCCCTATTCAGAAATTGTTCACGATAGAATAGTTCTAGAGTTATTCAGAGGATGTACAAATGGATGTAGATTCTGTCAGGCAGGCATGCTCTATAGACCAGTTAGAGAAAAGACAAGGGAAGATTTAAAGGATTTAGCAAGAAAATTAGTTAAAAGTACAGGATACGAAGAAATTTCTCTTTCGTCATTAAGTACTTGCGATTATTCTGATATAAAAGGATTAATTACAGATTTAGTTAATGAGCATGAAGACGACAGAGTTGGTATAGCACTTCCGTCTATAAGAGTTGATGCTTTTTCAGTAGATTTGCTTAAGGATATCCAAAAGGTAAGAAAAACAGGATTAACTTTTGCTCCAGAAGCAGGTTCTCAAAGAATGAGGGACATAATCAACAAGGGTCTTACTGAAGATAAAATTTTAGATGCAGCTACAAGTGCATTTGCAGCTGGGTGGAAAACTTTAAAGCTTTATTTTATGGTCGGACTTCCATATGAAGAGCTTGAAGATTGCAGAGGAATTGGGGAATTAGCAGAAAAAATAGTATATAGATATAAACAAGTGCCTAATAAGATAAATAATAATAAAGGTTTAAGACTTACAGTAAGTACATCAATACTTATACCGAAACCATTTACTCCATTCCAATGGTCACCAATGGCGAAGTTTGATGAGGTTACTGAAAAAATCAAGGCTGTTAAATCTTCAATTAAATCAAAATGTATAGTTTATAACTATCATGAGCAAAAGACATCAGTAATGGAATCTGTTTTTGCAAGAGGGGATAGAAGATTATGTGATGTTTTAATTAAAGCTTTTGAAAAGGGTGCTAGATTCGACGGTTGGGATCAACACTTTAAATTTGACGTATGGATGGAAGCTATAGAAGAGTGTAATTTAGATGTAGATTTCTATGCATACAGAGAAAGAAGCTATGATGAAGTATTACCATGGGATTTCATTGATATTGGAGTAAATAGAAAATATTTAGAAATAGAAAATGAAAAAGCTAAAAGAGCAGAGTTAACACAAAACTGTAGAGAAGGATGTACAGGATGTGGAATTAATGTGAACTTTAAAGATGGGGAGTGTTTTGAAGGTGCGATACTTAACTAA
- a CDS encoding Rne/Rng family ribonuclease: MKEIFVERRERILRVAIKSNNELIESIVEESKNEPIIGEIYKGRIKNIIPAINSVFVDLGLDKEGYLYYSDELKAKGIKKGDDILVEVLKEPLNDKGAKLTAKVSIPGKYIVLNCYEQGIEFSKRIEDKEKKIELLRNIEPLKDVCITVRTEGANVDINILKNEISKLYDEFQNIDKKMKHSLGVRKIYGEDLTLTKLLMNFSGEEIIKIYVDNSIDFDKISSFAKGQENLKIEKYEGYRKLFDFYGIEKEILRLRHNKVNLQCGGYIVIDRTEAMYVIDVNSGKNIKEKSFNKTILETNLEAAREIGKQIRLRNLSGIIVIDFIDMRDKSQRDIVMDALKESLRLDKGNVKIFPFTQLDLVQIARKRQGKSIYEYMEEECSLCKGRGIILKLSYIEGLIKNDIVRMQEESSINCFHIQMDSVYKDRIRENIFEFMKEIDGLDKEIYLNYVDNIEGYKIEPLIFQGQKDNLKDYKVTVIEKY, encoded by the coding sequence ATGAAAGAGATTTTTGTTGAGAGAAGAGAAAGAATTTTAAGGGTAGCTATTAAATCTAATAATGAATTAATAGAAAGCATTGTTGAAGAAAGCAAGAATGAACCGATAATAGGAGAAATTTATAAGGGAAGAATTAAAAATATAATTCCGGCTATAAACTCAGTGTTTGTTGATTTGGGTTTAGATAAAGAAGGTTACCTATATTATAGTGATGAATTAAAGGCAAAAGGAATAAAAAAGGGAGACGATATACTAGTAGAAGTTTTAAAAGAGCCTCTTAATGATAAAGGCGCCAAATTAACTGCAAAGGTGTCAATTCCCGGGAAATATATTGTCTTAAATTGTTATGAACAAGGAATAGAATTTTCTAAGAGAATAGAAGATAAAGAAAAGAAAATAGAACTATTGAGGAATATTGAACCGTTAAAAGATGTTTGCATAACAGTAAGGACAGAAGGTGCAAATGTAGATATAAATATTCTTAAAAATGAGATTTCTAAGCTTTATGATGAATTTCAAAATATAGATAAAAAAATGAAACATTCATTAGGAGTAAGAAAGATTTATGGTGAAGATTTAACATTAACTAAGCTTTTGATGAATTTTTCTGGAGAAGAAATTATAAAAATTTATGTTGATAATAGCATTGATTTTGATAAGATATCAAGCTTTGCCAAAGGACAGGAAAATTTAAAAATAGAGAAGTATGAAGGATATAGAAAACTTTTTGATTTTTATGGAATTGAGAAAGAAATATTAAGGTTGAGGCATAATAAAGTTAACCTACAATGTGGAGGATACATAGTAATTGATAGAACTGAAGCAATGTATGTTATTGATGTTAATAGTGGAAAAAACATAAAGGAGAAAAGTTTCAATAAAACAATTTTGGAAACTAATTTAGAAGCGGCTAGAGAAATAGGAAAACAGATTAGGCTTAGAAACTTAAGTGGAATTATAGTAATAGATTTTATTGATATGAGAGATAAAAGTCAAAGAGATATTGTAATGGATGCACTTAAGGAAAGTCTTAGGTTAGATAAAGGTAATGTAAAGATATTCCCATTTACCCAGCTAGATTTGGTTCAAATAGCTAGAAAGAGGCAAGGAAAAAGTATATATGAATATATGGAAGAAGAATGCAGCCTATGTAAAGGAAGAGGAATAATTCTAAAGTTATCTTATATTGAAGGGCTAATAAAAAATGATATAGTAAGGATGCAGGAAGAAAGTTCTATAAATTGTTTTCATATACAAATGGATAGCGTTTATAAAGATAGAATAAGAGAAAATATTTTTGAGTTTATGAAAGAAATAGATGGATTAGATAAAGAGATATATCTAAATTATGTAGATAATATAGAAGGATATAAAATTGAACCACTGATATTTCAGGGGCAAAAAGATAACTTAAAAGATTATAAAGTTACAGTTATAGAAAAGTATTAA
- the nadD gene encoding nicotinate-nucleotide adenylyltransferase, producing the protein MKRFGIIGGTFDPIHNAHLYIAYEAKEKLSLDEVIFMPAGIQPLKVNNIITDPGLRYSMVKVAIEHFSEFSVSDYEIEKGGLSFTHETLEYFKNKISARDKDNELFFITGADCLFSMEKWKEVEKIFSLATLVVFSRGGINKSDMINRKHIIEEKYNGKIIVLDLKELEISSTDIRNRVHENKRIDFFVPEGVSDIIYKNKLYR; encoded by the coding sequence ATGAAACGCTTTGGTATAATAGGTGGTACTTTTGATCCTATTCATAATGCGCATTTATATATAGCCTATGAAGCTAAAGAAAAATTAAGCTTAGATGAAGTTATCTTTATGCCGGCAGGAATACAGCCGCTTAAGGTTAATAATATAATTACAGATCCTGGATTAAGGTATAGCATGGTTAAAGTAGCAATAGAGCACTTTAGCGAGTTTTCTGTATCAGATTATGAAATAGAGAAGGGTGGACTTAGTTTTACTCATGAAACATTAGAGTATTTTAAAAATAAGATTAGTGCTAGGGATAAAGATAATGAATTGTTTTTTATAACTGGAGCAGATTGTTTGTTCAGTATGGAAAAGTGGAAGGAAGTAGAAAAAATCTTTTCATTAGCAACTCTTGTAGTATTCTCAAGAGGAGGAATAAACAAAAGTGATATGATAAATAGGAAACATATTATAGAAGAAAAATATAATGGAAAAATAATTGTTTTAGATTTGAAAGAGCTTGAAATATCATCAACTGATATAAGAAATAGAGTACATGAAAATAAGAGAATAGATTTTTTTGTGCCAGAGGGAGTTTCAGATATTATCTATAAAAATAAGCTATATAGATAG
- the yhbY gene encoding ribosome assembly RNA-binding protein YhbY yields the protein MLTGKQRAYLRGLANDISPIFQIGKNGVEENFLIQVSQALEARELIKIKVLENSGLETRETSDTICKAVKCEGIQAIGNKIVLYKQSSNLKKRKIELPNK from the coding sequence ATGTTAACAGGAAAACAAAGAGCTTATTTAAGAGGATTAGCTAATGATATTTCACCAATATTTCAAATAGGTAAAAATGGTGTTGAGGAAAACTTTTTAATACAAGTTTCACAAGCATTAGAAGCTCGAGAATTAATTAAAATAAAAGTTTTAGAGAACAGTGGTTTAGAAACAAGAGAAACTTCTGATACGATATGTAAAGCTGTAAAATGTGAAGGAATTCAAGCGATAGGTAATAAGATAGTTTTATATAAACAATCTAGCAATTTGAAAAAGAGAAAAATTGAATTACCTAATAAATAA
- the rplU gene encoding 50S ribosomal protein L21 — protein MYAVLATGGKQYRVQEGDVIYVEKLNADVDSTVELNEVLAVGTEEGIKVGAPVVEGAKVVAKVAAQGKAKKVVVFKYKSKKDYRRKNGHRQPYTKLVIEKIEA, from the coding sequence ATGTACGCAGTATTAGCAACAGGAGGAAAACAATACAGAGTTCAAGAAGGAGACGTAATATACGTTGAAAAACTTAACGCTGATGTTGACTCAACAGTTGAATTAAACGAAGTTTTAGCTGTAGGAACTGAGGAAGGTATCAAAGTTGGTGCGCCAGTAGTTGAAGGAGCTAAAGTTGTAGCTAAGGTTGCAGCACAAGGTAAGGCAAAGAAAGTTGTAGTTTTCAAGTATAAGTCTAAAAAGGACTATAGAAGAAAGAATGGACACAGACAACCTTACACTAAGCTAGTAATCGAAAAGATCGAAGCATAA
- the rpmA gene encoding 50S ribosomal protein L27: MLIMNLQLFAHKKGVGSSKNGRDSESKRLGVKSADGQFVLAGNILVRQRGTKIHPGENVGKGKDDTLFAKVDGVVKFERLGRDKKRASVYPVDVEAIAE; this comes from the coding sequence ATGCTAATTATGAACCTTCAATTATTCGCTCATAAAAAAGGGGTTGGTAGTTCTAAGAATGGTAGAGACTCTGAATCAAAAAGATTAGGAGTTAAATCTGCTGACGGACAATTTGTTCTTGCTGGAAACATTCTTGTAAGACAAAGAGGAACTAAAATTCACCCAGGTGAAAATGTTGGAAAAGGTAAGGACGATACTTTATTTGCTAAAGTTGATGGAGTTGTTAAATTCGAAAGACTTGGTAGAGATAAGAAAAGAGCAAGTGTTTACCCAGTAGACGTTGAAGCAATAGCTGAATAA
- a CDS encoding LCP family protein — protein sequence MRRKTNKKRDTAFSKIFKKSNDSTTVFEKLVLGIISLIITFVIVSMVSGVYALMKVESKSMPSGASVSFNQPVNILLLGMDIGDPKQVNNQSIKRTDTIIVANYNPQTKSIRIVSIPRDTLININDRNVKINSAYAIGGYPKIKSEVENLLNININYIVKVDYNAFREIIDAIGGIEMKIDRNMIYDDEGQNLHINFKAGETVTLDGKKAEEFFRWRKNNDGSGLANGDLDRIENQQKFISKVIEKCTSPFVIFRAPKIITALGDNVETNLSPTDILGYGFKFIGIKKENVTMATVSGTPKTINGESFLIVDKNENKDILSSLTSSSVSNKSAEGVAKDDIRIKVLNATKINGLAAKVAKELSDAGYTKVDTGNTELSDKSEILSNDADKLKTIKQDLNIKENDEKENKKEYKDYDVIIILGKDFETFGK from the coding sequence ATGAGAAGGAAAACTAATAAAAAGAGAGATACAGCATTCTCAAAAATTTTTAAAAAAAGTAATGATTCTACAACAGTATTTGAAAAGTTAGTTTTAGGTATTATATCTCTTATAATAACTTTTGTTATAGTATCAATGGTATCTGGAGTTTATGCTTTAATGAAGGTTGAGAGCAAGTCAATGCCAAGTGGTGCAAGTGTATCATTTAATCAGCCAGTAAATATCTTGTTACTTGGTATGGATATAGGAGATCCAAAGCAGGTAAATAATCAATCAATAAAGAGAACAGATACAATAATTGTAGCTAATTATAATCCTCAAACCAAAAGTATTCGTATTGTGTCTATTCCAAGAGATACACTAATAAATATAAATGATAGAAATGTTAAAATAAATTCAGCTTATGCAATTGGTGGATATCCGAAGATAAAATCAGAAGTTGAAAATCTACTGAATATAAATATAAATTATATAGTTAAAGTTGATTACAATGCTTTTCGTGAAATCATTGATGCTATCGGAGGAATTGAAATGAAGATCGATAGAAATATGATTTATGATGATGAAGGTCAAAATCTTCATATAAATTTTAAAGCCGGTGAAACTGTAACTCTAGATGGTAAAAAAGCAGAAGAATTTTTTAGGTGGAGAAAAAATAATGATGGAAGTGGACTTGCTAATGGAGATTTAGATAGAATAGAAAATCAACAAAAATTTATTTCTAAGGTTATTGAAAAGTGTACAAGTCCTTTTGTAATATTTAGAGCACCTAAAATAATTACAGCATTAGGAGATAATGTGGAAACAAATCTGTCACCAACTGATATTTTAGGATATGGGTTTAAATTTATTGGTATAAAAAAGGAAAATGTAACAATGGCAACTGTAAGTGGAACGCCGAAAACTATAAATGGAGAGTCATTTTTAATAGTTGATAAAAATGAAAATAAAGATATATTATCATCACTTACTTCATCTTCTGTATCTAATAAATCAGCAGAAGGAGTAGCAAAAGATGATATAAGAATTAAGGTTTTAAATGCTACAAAGATTAATGGATTGGCGGCAAAAGTGGCAAAGGAATTAAGTGATGCTGGGTATACAAAAGTTGATACTGGCAATACTGAACTTAGTGATAAAAGTGAAATACTTAGTAATGATGCCGATAAATTAAAGACTATTAAACAGGATTTAAATATAAAAGAAAATGATGAAAAAGAGAACAAGAAAGAATATAAAGATTACGATGTGATTATAATTTTAGGTAAGGATTTTGAAACCTTCGGTAAGTAA
- the yqeK gene encoding bis(5'-nucleosyl)-tetraphosphatase (symmetrical) YqeK yields MLSIEEMNLYLKSNLLEKRYMHTLGVADTAKRLAKLNGVSEKKAEIAGLVHDVAKNLSIDKMREMIKENNVIISEIEEKNMNLWHSIVAPIEAKDRLGIDDDEILDAIRWHTTGKEDMSTLTKIIYIADMIEPGRNFDGVDEIRRATFENLDKGVYFGLTSSIKVLLARNLLIDENTIKARNYFLFNPEFKL; encoded by the coding sequence TTGTTATCCATAGAAGAAATGAATTTGTATCTTAAATCTAATTTATTAGAAAAGCGTTATATGCATACTTTAGGGGTTGCAGACACAGCAAAGAGGTTAGCAAAACTAAATGGAGTTTCAGAAAAGAAGGCTGAAATTGCAGGTCTTGTACATGATGTTGCTAAAAATTTATCTATAGATAAAATGAGAGAAATGATCAAAGAAAATAATGTTATTATATCTGAGATAGAAGAAAAGAATATGAATTTATGGCACAGTATTGTTGCGCCAATAGAGGCTAAAGACAGACTTGGAATTGATGATGATGAAATACTGGATGCCATAAGATGGCATACTACAGGTAAAGAGGATATGTCCACTTTAACAAAAATTATTTATATAGCAGATATGATAGAACCTGGAAGAAATTTTGATGGGGTTGATGAGATAAGAAGAGCTACATTTGAGAACTTGGATAAAGGAGTCTATTTTGGTTTAACTAGTAGCATAAAAGTATTATTGGCTAGAAACTTATTAATTGATGAGAATACTATAAAGGCACGAAATTATTTTCTATTTAATCCTGAATTTAAATTATAA
- a CDS encoding RluA family pseudouridine synthase has protein sequence MSILEKQVVNIEKGTKIREYLKVELGLSTRLIRSASLGKRIFVNDEVVKMNRVLNEGEIIKIDLEKDESQDIAPEKMDIDIVYEDEDILVVNKKPFMVVHPTKSYQSGTLANGVINYFMESGQNCIVRLVSRLDMNTSGLIIIAKNQFSHGMLSKEMSENKVEKKYLALVHGIMKEKQGTIDLPIYKPEGIENGIRRVIDERGQRSITHYKVVEEYNESSLVECKLETGRTHQIRVHLSHLGHPIYGDTLYGDGDEEDLIKRQALHAFGLDFKSPRSGEILSLRAELPDDMKELISKLK, from the coding sequence ATGAGTATTTTAGAAAAACAGGTTGTTAACATAGAGAAGGGCACTAAAATAAGAGAATATTTGAAAGTGGAACTTGGCTTATCAACAAGATTAATTAGAAGTGCATCTCTTGGTAAAAGAATATTTGTTAATGATGAAGTTGTAAAAATGAATAGAGTTCTAAATGAGGGAGAAATTATAAAGATTGATTTGGAAAAAGATGAAAGTCAGGATATAGCTCCAGAAAAAATGGATATAGATATAGTTTATGAAGATGAAGATATTTTAGTAGTCAACAAGAAACCTTTTATGGTGGTGCATCCAACTAAAAGTTATCAAAGTGGGACTCTTGCAAATGGAGTAATCAATTATTTTATGGAGAGCGGCCAAAATTGTATAGTTAGATTAGTTTCTAGATTAGATATGAATACATCAGGTCTTATTATAATTGCTAAAAATCAGTTTTCTCATGGAATGCTATCTAAAGAAATGAGTGAAAATAAGGTGGAAAAAAAATATTTAGCATTAGTTCATGGAATTATGAAAGAAAAACAAGGGACAATTGATCTACCAATATATAAACCTGAAGGAATTGAAAATGGCATTAGGAGAGTTATCGATGAGAGAGGTCAAAGGAGTATAACTCACTATAAAGTCGTTGAAGAATACAATGAATCAAGTTTAGTAGAATGCAAACTTGAAACTGGAAGGACCCACCAAATTAGAGTGCATTTAAGTCATTTAGGTCATCCTATTTACGGTGATACATTATATGGAGATGGGGATGAAGAAGATTTAATAAAGAGGCAGGCTCTTCATGCATTTGGATTAGATTTTAAATCTCCAAGGAGTGGTGAAATACTTTCATTAAGAGCTGAACTTCCAGATGATATGAAAGAATTAATTAGTAAATTGAAATAA
- the obgE gene encoding GTPase ObgE gives MFIDTAKVFVKSGNGGNGAISFRREKYVPLGGPDGGDGGKGGSIIFQVETGITTLLDFKYKKKFIAESGENGGGSKCYGKDGESLYIKVPMGTIIREAETNKIIADLSHKGQELVLLRGGKGGKGNVKFATATKQAPHYAEPGMPGDELNIVLELKLLADVGLLGFPNVGKSTLLSMTTKAKPKIANYHFTTLKPNLGVVAVDGIDPFVMADIPGIIEGAAEGVGLGIQFLRHIERTRLLIHIVDISGVEGRDPFEDFIKINEELKKYSVKLWDRPQIVVANKSDMLYDESIFEDFKKKVQEMGFDKVFKMSAATNEGVDAVMKEAARILKDIPVKELEISEDEMYIPEEKRFTYDITVEHNKEEGYDVYIVEGTFVDRLLSAVNVNDADSLRYFHKVLRNKGIFDELREMGVKDGDMVRLNDFEFEYIL, from the coding sequence ATGTTTATAGATACGGCGAAGGTTTTCGTTAAATCTGGTAACGGTGGTAATGGTGCTATTTCATTTAGAAGAGAAAAGTATGTACCTCTAGGCGGACCAGATGGTGGAGATGGAGGAAAGGGTGGTAGCATCATTTTTCAAGTTGAAACTGGAATAACAACGTTATTAGACTTTAAATACAAGAAAAAGTTTATTGCAGAATCTGGTGAAAATGGCGGCGGTTCAAAATGCTACGGTAAAGATGGTGAAAGTTTATATATAAAGGTACCTATGGGAACCATTATAAGAGAAGCAGAAACTAATAAGATAATTGCAGATCTTTCTCATAAGGGGCAAGAATTAGTATTATTAAGAGGTGGAAAAGGTGGAAAGGGAAATGTTAAATTTGCTACTGCTACTAAGCAAGCACCTCATTATGCAGAACCAGGGATGCCAGGAGACGAGTTAAATATAGTTTTAGAATTAAAGTTACTCGCTGATGTTGGATTATTAGGATTCCCTAATGTAGGTAAATCAACATTGTTATCAATGACAACAAAAGCAAAACCGAAGATTGCAAATTATCATTTTACTACATTAAAACCTAATCTAGGTGTTGTTGCTGTTGATGGAATTGATCCTTTTGTAATGGCTGATATTCCAGGAATAATTGAAGGAGCAGCAGAAGGTGTTGGACTTGGAATACAATTTTTAAGACATATCGAGAGAACTAGACTTTTAATTCATATAGTCGATATATCTGGTGTTGAAGGAAGAGATCCTTTTGAAGATTTCATTAAAATCAATGAGGAATTAAAGAAGTATTCTGTAAAGCTTTGGGATAGACCTCAAATTGTTGTGGCTAATAAATCTGATATGCTTTATGATGAAAGCATATTTGAAGATTTTAAAAAGAAAGTTCAAGAAATGGGATTTGATAAAGTATTTAAGATGTCAGCAGCTACTAATGAAGGTGTTGATGCTGTTATGAAAGAAGCGGCAAGAATACTTAAGGATATTCCAGTTAAAGAATTAGAAATCTCAGAAGATGAAATGTATATACCAGAAGAAAAGAGATTTACTTATGATATTACTGTTGAACATAATAAAGAAGAGGGATATGATGTTTATATAGTTGAAGGTACATTTGTAGATAGATTACTAAGTGCAGTAAATGTAAATGATGCAGATTCTTTAAGATACTTCCATAAGGTTCTTAGAAATAAAGGTATTTTTGATGAACTTAGAGAAATGGGAGTAAAAGACGGTGATATGGTTAGATTAAATGATTTTGAATTTGAATATATACTTTAA